The region AAACAATCAGGCTTTCAAAACAGcaaaaaaaaatccaatttttatATGGGTCTAAGAAACTAGAGAGGAGGGATTATGATGCACGATAAGCATACACATATTTGGACGGCCTGTGATAAAATAAAAAGGCATTGCTGATTACAGACCGATCAGTCTGATTCATTCAGTTGCGAAGCTGTTCTTCAAGGTTCTATTAATCAGGCTTGCTTCGGTGGTGCAGTCAATCATCTCGCCAGCTCAGACGGCTTTCTTGAAGAACAGATGCTTGCACGACAGCTTTGTATACGTTCAGAATTGTGTCAAGAGCCTGCACCGCAGGAGAACACCGGCAGTTCTCTTAAGCTAGACATCTCAAGAGCTTTTGACAATGTCTCACGGGAATATCTCCTAGAACTGCTCGAAAGGCTAGGATTTAGTGCACGCTGGCGGGACTGGATCATGCTCCTCCTCGCTACATCAACCTCGGCCTTCCTCCTCAACGGATCACCTGGCGCGCAGATCCTGCATCGGCGTGGACTGAGGCAAGGAGACCCGCTGTCTCCTCTCCTCTTCATCATCGCGATCGACCTCATCCATCATCTGCTACAGGCTGCTGAGGAGGCCCTCGAGATCATGCCAGTGCCTGGTCGTGAGGTCAAGCTCAGAGTGAGCTTATACGCTGACGACGCCATCATCTTCGCAAAGCCTGACAAAGAGGAGATAGATACCTTGATGCACATCCTTCAGAGCTTCGGCGACGCCTCGGGCCTCCGGATCAACCTGGCCAAATCCACGGCCACGCCGATCCACTGCAACGACGTCGACCTAGGGCTAGTTCTTCAAATGTTTGGCGGCCTGATCGCTCATTTCCCAATTAGATATCTAGGTTTGCCCATTACCATGGGTCGGCTACGTCTAGTTCACCTCCAGTTCATCCTTGACCGCATCAAGGCACGGCTTGCAGGCTGGAAGGGACGAATGCTGTCCATGGCCGGCAGGTGAGTCCTTGTCCGCTGTGTTCTCTCGGCCCTACCTACCTTTTCCCTCACAGCGTTGCGGGTGCCCAAGAAGCTTCTGAAGGAAATTGACAAGCACAGGCGACAATTTCTTTGGGGGAAGGACCAAGAACTCTCCGGTGGCAGCTGCAAGGTAAACTGTGAGCGGGTATGCTCCCCGATCGAGCATGGCGGCCTTGGCGTGCTGGATCTTCCCAAATTCAGTCGTGCACTCCGGCTGAGATGGCTTTGGCACAGTTGGAAGAATCCCACCCGCCCTTGGATTGGAATGGAGCCGCCGTGCGATGCCTCGGATCATGCTCTTTTCAACGCGGCAACGACTGTGGCAATCGGCAACGGCGGCACGGCAAGCTTCTAGAGTTGCTCTTGGCTAGGGCCGGTGCCACTGAAGTTCTGCTTCCCGTCTCTCTTTAAGCACTCGAGCCGCAAGGGCAGAACGGTGGCATAGGCTATCGCCGACGACCGCTGGGTCCTGGACCTTGCACACGGCAACAACAACGACCTTGTCAGCGAGGTTCTTGACCTGCACCGTCTCATTCAGCGCCGCAACTTCCAGACTGAAGATCAGGACCAGATCCGATGGAACTTGGAGGGATTAGGTCAGTAGAGTTCACGCTCGGCCTACGCCCTACAATTCCTGGGCTCAACGACGACCACGTTCCAGGCCATGATCTGGAACGTCTGGGCTCCGGCGAAACTCAAAATGTTTGCATGGCTTCTCCACCTAAACCGATTGTGGTGCAACGACCGACTCCAGCGTAGGGGCTGGCCGAACTCCTACTTTTGCCAGCTATGCCTCAGAAACCTGGAAACCTCGGCGCATCTCTTCTGGAACTGCTCGCACGAAGACAGTATGGTCTAGCTTTTCATCTTGGCAGCACTGCCAGGGCCTCAACAAGGCATGTCTGCCAAACGATAGCAGCTCCCTGGAAAAGGTCGAAGCCATGGTTTCAGCAACAGGGCCTGCACACGCGAAAGGAGTCAAGTCTCTGATCATGCTGGTGCTTTGGAAAATCTGGCAGGAACATAACAGCCGCGTCTTCAGAAAGCAAGAGGCTACGGTGCAAGCTGTGATCGCTGGCATCAGGAGAGAACTCTCGCTCTGGCAACAGGGCGGTTTCAAATCCATTCTGAGCCCCTTCGGGGATCCTCCATGAGATAGTAGCCGTATATCCGGGTGCTTCAGGCACCAaggctttttcttcttctttttgtttaccTCCTTGATCCACGGATCACCGCCTTTGTCACTTTTTCATCTGCTCCCTGCTTAATCAATGAAACCCCAGCCTTTCGCTGGCTCGTTCAAGAAAAAGATAAAATAAAACGGGAAAATTTTGTAGCAGCACgtccttttctatttttttccatAAATATTTGTCGCGCAAGCTCATGCTATGACAAATTTTATTACACAACATGCTATGACACATAATGACTTCATTTGGTCAAACTTCTTTTTTtgagaaaactttcaatctatttatcttcaatcatgacaatacaacgaacaccagaaataataaaaattacatccgggTCCATAGATCACCTATCGACGACTACAAACATTGAAGTGAGCCGAGGGCGTGCCGCCGTCATCGCCTTTCCTTCGCCGGAGCCGggaaaaacttgttgtagtagacagtcggaaagtcgtcgtgcaaaggacccataggaccagcgcagcaGAACAACAACTGCCgccgatgaagagtagcgtagatcgaaAAGATCCAACCTGAAGAAACACAAACATAGACGAACTAtgaccagatccgagcaaatccaccaaagatagacacaccaccggaacgggggctagaTGGGAAGAACCTTATTCCAGCTTCAGGAAGCCTCCACCGTCTCTTGTCTTCCTAAAcagaacacaaaccctaacaaaatttgaaaaacatcTAAAAACGAAGCTCTCCCgccggcaagggccgggatccaccgcgtgtccatggccctaaggccaccggagacgaggcgaacCGGCGGTGGCGCCGGCGGGAGACAAAGGGACCCTCAACTTCAACCTGGCCGTTTTCCTAAACCTGACCTTgttcaatactccctccgttctataaTTCAAACTATAACCACGAAAAAAGTTATGGAATAGAGGGAATAGATGTGACGTAGGACGTACATCTTCTGCGGTGGTGCATCCCAAtgtcaattactccctccgtctactctctctcaaaaaaaagaaAACTACTTACATGTTTTGCTGACTTGACATAGCATCAAATAAAATTGAGAGAGAAACATAAGAGTACGATGTCGTGAGTCGTCCATAAACAACCTGGGTCAAGGCCGTATATCAACATTTGTCCTTTCTTTTCTTCTTACATTTCTCATAAAAACTGCCACCTACTCCATGCTATCTAAACCAGCGACCATCCCCAACGGAGAAAGAAATTAGAGGCAACCAGAACAATTAACCATTAGCTTTCTTTTTAGAACAACCTTAGCTAGGCATATTGGTCCGGAAGGAGAAACCAAGCAGTCACACTAACAAGGAAACATAGAAATCATAACATAATGTATTCGTAGATAGCGATTACATGTTAGTAGATTGTTCCACTAACTACTTAGTACTTCCACTAGAATCATGAAACCCTTTATTAGGAGGCGCCTAGTGAAATCCCTATGAATGAAAAGAAACACAAATGACGTGGAATAGTAAAATGTGTGATGGGCTCTGATTCTATCTTGTTCGAAAAGGAAATTTAGGGGTATCCGGCACTGCCGGATCCGGATCCGCTACCTCCACCATTGCCGAACCCACCATTGttgctgccaccgccgccgccacccgttCCAGCACCGGTTCCGGTGGCATAGCCTTGACCATAGGAACCAGTGCTACCAGTCTGTCCGCCTCCAATGCCAGAGCCAGAACCAACTCCCATGCTTGGACCTTGAGCTACGCCTCCACTTTGGCCACCTCCGCTGCCGTTGCCACTTCCACTAGCATTGCCTCCAGTAGTGTCATCGCTGGCGGCTTGCCCACCTCCAGCACCATTACCACCTCCATTTCCACCATCACCGCCACCACCGCCAGTGCCAGCACCGCCAGCATCAGAGTAGCTAACACCACCAGCAGAAGGAGCTACAGCCGGGGCAGTTGCTATGCCACTCTCAGCTTCTCCTTTGCCAACACCACTTCCGGCTCCAGATCCGCTTGACCCATCTGCACCACCACCtgcaccaccgcccccaccctgaccaTCAGCGTTGGCGTACCCACTGCCACTAGGTGCTGACGCCGAGCCACTCGAACCAACACCGTTGCCACCGCCAGAGCCGGAACCGGATCCGGACCCGCCTTGGGAACCACCGCCAGCACCGTTTCCCCCTCCCCCACCAGCTCCCTTGGCAAAGTTATACTTGTTACTGGCATCTCCACCATTCTCGCCATATCCCAAGCCACCACCTCCTCCGGCCCCATGGCCCCATCCACTCCCACCCCCACCCGACGagctgccaccgcctcctcctcccccgcctccgCCTCCAGCACTGGAGGAGCTAGCCAGCATCCTCGAAGCATTGGTGAACCCAATGCTCACGAGGACAACAAAGCCAAGAGCTACAAGCTTGGTGCTAGTAGCCATTTTGACTGAGAGCTCGGTGGAGTGTGAGATGAGTTGGGTGTTGAAAGAAGAGAGGGTTTCGTGGGTATATATAGTAGTGGAAGCCGTGCATGCGTGATTGATGCTGAGTGTTGGATCTTACACGCAGAAGGCGCGCACGGTAGCATAGATGCACACCGTTGACTGCACTGAATGCATCGATCAAGCAAATC is a window of Triticum dicoccoides isolate Atlit2015 ecotype Zavitan chromosome 2B, WEW_v2.0, whole genome shotgun sequence DNA encoding:
- the LOC119362820 gene encoding glycine-rich cell wall structural protein-like, with protein sequence MATSTKLVALGFVVLVSIGFTNASRMLASSSSAGGGGGGGGGGGSSSGGGGSGWGHGAGGGGGLGYGENGGDASNKYNFAKGAGGGGGNGAGGGSQGGSGSGSGSGGGNGVGSSGSASAPSGSGYANADGQGGGGGAGGGADGSSGSGAGSGVGKGEAESGIATAPAVAPSAGGVSYSDAGGAGTGGGGGDGGNGGGNGAGGGQAASDDTTGGNASGSGNGSGGGQSGGVAQGPSMGVGSGSGIGGGQTGSTGSYGQGYATGTGAGTGGGGGGSNNGGFGNGGGSGSGSGSAGYP